AGGCTGTTAAAGAAGTTTGGACTGGACCAGGTGTACGAGGGGCAGCTGGAGATCACAGGAGATGAATACAACGTAGAGAGCATTGAtggccagccaggtgccttcACCTGTTACCTGGATGCCGGGCTTACCAGAACCAGCACTGGGAACCGGGTCTTCAGTGTTCTGAAGGGAGCAGTGGATGGAGGACTTGCCATCCCACACAGCATGAAGAGGTTCCCTGGCTATGACTCTGAGAGCAATGAGTTCCACCCAGACACTCACCGGCGCCACATCTATGGGCAGAATGTGAGCGACTACATGAAACAGCTGGCAGAGGACGACGAGGAGCTCTTCAAGAAGCAGTTCTCACAGTACATCAAACATGGTGTTGCTGCTGACATGATGGAGGAAATCTACAAGAAAGCCCATTCTGACATCCGTTCCAACCCAGTGCCAGAGAAGAAGCCCCAGAAGGAGGTGAAGGTGAAACGCTGGAACCGTGCCAAGCTTTCCCGAAGCCAGCGCGAAGACCGCGTGGCGCAGAAGAAAGCCAGCTTCCTGAGAGCTCAGCAGGCAGAGGCTGCAGACTAAACAACCCCGGGTCTCTACACTGTgtgaaccaaaaa
Above is a genomic segment from Ailuropoda melanoleuca isolate Jingjing unplaced genomic scaffold, ASM200744v2 unplaced-scaffold44123, whole genome shotgun sequence containing:
- the LOC117799165 gene encoding 60S ribosomal protein L5-B-like, producing the protein LKKFGLDQVYEGQLEITGDEYNVESIDGQPGAFTCYLDAGLTRTSTGNRVFSVLKGAVDGGLAIPHSMKRFPGYDSESNEFHPDTHRRHIYGQNVSDYMKQLAEDDEELFKKQFSQYIKHGVAADMMEEIYKKAHSDIRSNPVPEKKPQKEVKVKRWNRAKLSRSQREDRVAQKKASFLRAQQAEAAD